From a region of the Impatiens glandulifera chromosome 4, dImpGla2.1, whole genome shotgun sequence genome:
- the LOC124935720 gene encoding polygalacturonase-1 non-catalytic subunit beta-like, whose amino-acid sequence MNYLCFIFIFFLSPFTMVFAGAGAGEGVERDNPFTPKASLIRYWNKEISNNLPKPWFLINKASPLNSVDSAVFVKLAGQNDLKSSLPSFCSKSNLLCFPDLEQSLDKHDKDSNFAIYLNKNFTNYGTSRLGGFDSFKNYSDGENIPVDSFRRYSRDSTGHVDKFANYAPEVNVGDQSFNTYGTKATGGAGEFKNYMNNINVPNLRFTSYSDDTNGRKQTFTSYSDISNSGDQKFNSYGKNGNGAAADFSSYGKESNVIGSNFAAYGEVGNSANDSFVSYGETGNNPTNSFKSYGDGGNSAIDTFKTYRDQSNVGDDSFTSYAKNSNAAKVGFTTYKSFNEGTDIFTGYGKGGQGQKIGFKNYGVNTTFKDYADKNAVSFSSYATRPPPGAAAATAMMGHGGMMVNKWIEPGKFFKEEMLKTGNVMPMPDIKDKMPKRSFLPRLITSKLPFSTSKLPEMKNIFHAGDGSAMETMMTSALSDCERAASKGENKRCVGSAEDMIDFAISVLGRNVVVRTTENTDGSKKDVMVGSVKGINGGKVTKSVSCHQTLFPYLLYYCHSVPKVRVYEADLLDPKTKVKVNHGVAICHLDTSDWSATHGAFMALGSSPGKTEVCHWIFENDMTWATAD is encoded by the exons atgaattatctctgtttcatcttcatcttcttcctctcgCCATTCACT ATGGTTTtcgccggcgccggcgccggaGAAGGAGTTGAAAGAGATAATCCATTCACACCAAAAGCATCTCTAATCCGTTACTGGAACAAGGAGATCTCAAACAATTTACCAAAACCATGGTTTCTTATCAACAAAGCATCGCCGTTGAACTCAGTTGACTCAGCCGTTTTCGTAAAACTCGCCGGCCAGAACGATCTCAAGTCGAGTTTACCTTCATTCTGTTCTAAATCAAACCTACTCTGTTTTCCAGATTTAGAACAGAGTCTAGATAAACACGATAAAGATTCAAACTTCGCTATCTATCTAAACAAAAACTTTACCAATTACGGTACGAGTCGACTCGGCGGATTCGACTCGTTCAAGAACTACTCCGACGGCGAAAATATCCCCGTCGATTCGTTTCGACGGTACAGCCGCGACTCAACCGGTCATGTAGATAAGTTCGCTAACTACGCGCCGGAAGTTAACGTCGGCGACCAGAGCTTCAACACTTATGGAACAAAAGCCACCGGCGGCGCCGGTGAGTTCAAAAACTACATGAATAATATCAATGTTCCAAATCTACGATTCACATCTTATTCAGATGATACAAACGGAAGAAAACAAACATTCACAAGCTATTCAGATATTTCAAATTCCGGCGACCAGAAATTCAACAGTTATGGTAAAAACGGAAACGGCGCCGCCGCTGATTTCTCATCGTACGGTAAGGAATCAAACGTTATCGGATCTAACTTCGCTGCCTATGGTGAGGTCGGAAACAGTGCAAACGACAGTTTTGTTTCGTACGGAGAAACCGGTAATAATCCTACAAATAGCTTCAAAAGCTATGGCGATGGTGGAAACTCAGCAATTGATACATTCAAAACCTACAGAGATCAATCAAATGTAGGAGACGATTCATTTACATCGTACGCTAAGAATTCAAACGCAGCTAAAGTCGGATTCACTACTTACAAATCGTTTAACGAAGGAACTGATATATTTACCGGTTATGGTAAAGGTGGTCAAGGACAGAAAATCGGATTCAAGAACTACGGCGTTAATACAACTTTCAAAGATTACGCCGATAAGAATGCTGTTTCGTTTTCATCTTACGCCACCCGGCCGCCGCCCGGCGCCGCCGCAGCGACGGCGATGATGGGGCATGGTGGCATGATGGTAAATAAGTGGATTGAACCGGGTAAATTCTTTAAAGAAGAGATGTTGAAAACTGGAAATGTTATGCCCATGCCtgatattaaagataaaatGCCTAAAAGGTCATTTCTACCCCGATTAATCACATCGAAATTACCATTTTCAACTTCCAAGCTGCCGGAGATGAAGAACATTTTCCACGCCGGCGACGGGTCCGCCATGGAGACGATGATGACGTCAGCGCTTTCCGATTGCGAGAGGGCGGCGAGTAAAGGGGAGAACAAGCGGTGCGTCGGGTCGGCTgaggatatgattgactttgcGATATCGGTTTTGGGTCGAAACGTCGTCGTTCGAACAACGGAAAACACAGATGGGTCAAAGAAGGATGTGATGGTTGGATCTGTTAAAGGAATCAACGGTGGAAAAGTGACCAAGTCTGTTTCTTGTCATCAAACTTTGTTCCCTTATCTACTGTATTACTGTCACTCTGTTCCTAAGGTTCGGGTTTATGAAGCGGATCTACTTGACCCGAAAACTAAGGTTAAGGTCAATCACGGGGTTGCCATATGTCATCTCGATACTTCCGATTGGAGCGCGACCCATGGAGCGTTTATGGCTCTTGGGTCGTCGCCCGGGAAGACGGAAGTTTGTCATTGGATTTTCGAAAACGATATGACTTGGGCAACTGCTGATTAG